The following coding sequences lie in one Lolium perenne isolate Kyuss_39 chromosome 2, Kyuss_2.0, whole genome shotgun sequence genomic window:
- the LOC127335270 gene encoding SWI/SNF complex subunit SWI3A homolog — protein sequence MSPAAASGEAPPPPRPARELYTIPASSSWFRWDDIHDLERRALPDFFGGAGGSGVGTASRNPRIYREYRDYIISKYREDPARRLTFTEVRRALVGDASLLRKLFGFLDSHGLINFSATSPRPAAAPRPGVGADAVLEPPLGLQVTPRPPPSFLEERLGGGEGVFRLPQLTSYSDVFGEWAPGKAPICGFCGEECRDGKVETLKDGFKVCSKCCKTNSDSKEESNKFSDVKQENSDNHASSAWTDAETLLLLEGVLKHGDDWDLIAQHVRTKNKSECIARLIQLPFGEHMLGTINGKPDSRFQANQTTDGKTNHCIVKEASSQSTEVVDGMQIDGEEDGADKLVEEHPSKRRRLCSSIDATGSLMEQLALLTTAVSPDVVAAAAAASIKALGDENPQAKKAFHLSEKEYQGKSFPSNRVQESNCNVGDQEVEMHGKTVSDKKMEKKFISTAYQVRAAVGTAVGVAAARAKMLADQEEREMELLMASIIETQLRKIQYKIKHFEELELIMDQEYTTIQEIKESLIKDWLKVLKRAFETGAPIQRDEVLTKLFLSKSAP from the exons ATGTCGCCGGCGGCCGCCTCCggcgaggcgccgccgccgccgcgcccggCGCGCGAGCTCTACACCATCCCGGCCTCCTCAA GTTGGTTCCGCTGGGACGACATCCACGACTTGGAGCGGCGGGCGCTGCCGGACTTcttcggcggcgcgggcggcagcGGCGTCGGGACGGCCTCGCGGAACCCGCGGATCTACCGCGAGTACCGCGACTACATCATCAGCAAGTACCGGGAGGACCCGGCGCGCCGCCTCACCTTCACCGAGGTGCGCAGGGCGCTCGTCGGCGACGCCTCGCTCCTCCGCAAGCTCTTCGGCTTCCTCGACTCCCACGGCCTCATCAACTTCTCCGCCACCTCCCCCcgccccgccgccgcgccgcggCCCGGGGTCGGGGCGGACGCCGTCTTAGAGCCGCCCCTGGGGCTGCAGGTCACGCCGCGCCCGCCGCCCTCCTTCCTGGAGGAGAGGCTCGGTGGAGGGGAGGGCGTGTTCCGCTTGCCTCAGCTCACCTCCTACAGCGACGTGTTCGGGGAGTGGGCGCCTGGGAAGGCGCCTATATGCGGCTTCTGCGGCGAGGAGTGCCGGGATGGGAAGGTGGAGACGTTGAAG GATGGTTTTAAAGTATGTTCGAAGTGTTGCAAAACCAATAGTGATAGTAAGGAGGAATCAAATAAATTCTCTGATGTTAAACAGGAGAACTCTGACAACCATGCTTCTAGTGCATGGACAGATGCAGAGACACTACTCCTTTTAGAAGGTGTCCTAAAACATGGAGATGACTGGGATCTCATTGCCCAGCATGTCCGCACAAAGAATAAATCGGAATGCATTGCTAGGCTTATTCAGTTGCCTTTTGGTGAACATATGCTGGGTACCATAAATGGTAAACCTGATAGTAGGTTCCAGGCGAACCAAACAACTGATGGCAAAACGAACCACTGCATTGTGAAGGAGGCTTCAAGTCAGTCAACCGAAGTGGTTGATGGCATGCAGATTGATGGAGAGGAAGATGGTGCTGATAAATTAGTTGAAGAACATCCTTCGAAGCGTCGACGTTTATGTTCTTCAATAGATGCCACTGGTTCATTAATGGAGCAG TTAGCACTGCTGACTACAGCAGTGAGCCCAGATGTTGTTGCAGCAGCAGCTGCTGCATCAATTAAAGCATTGGGGGATGAAAACCCCCAAGCAAAGAAAGCTTTTCATCTTAGCGAGAAAGAATACCAAGGCAAATCATTCCCTTCTAACCGTGTCCAAGAGAG TAATTGCAATGTTGGCGATCAGGAAGTGGAAATGCATGGAAAAACTGTTTCTG ATAAGAAAATGGAAAAGAAGTTCATTTCTACCGCATATCAAGTAAGGGCAGCTGTTGGAACAGCTGTTGGTGTAGCTGCTGCCCGTGCTAAGATGCTTGCGGACCAGGAAGAGCGAGAGATGGAGCTTTTAATGGCGTCCATAATTGAAACTCAG CTAAGAAAGATCCAGTACAAGATCAAACACTTTGAGGAGCTAGAACTGATCATGGATCAGGAGTACACCACAATACAGGAAATAAAGGAATCCCTCATCAAGGATTGGCTAAAGGTCCTCAAGCGAGCATTTGAGACTGGAGCGCCTATCCAGAGGGATGAAGTGCTCACAAAGCTGTTCCTTAGCAAGTCTGCTCCATAG